TAACACTACTATAGCCAAATATACTTAGAATACCATCCAAAAGCGTTGTTCATGTTCACCCTTCATGGTAAAAAAGTACACCGGCAATAAATCAGCTCATCTTTAAATGATTTTGCAATCGTAGCTGAACTAAATCTCTCTACGGAAGAAAATTGTGTCCATTTTCTGCAAGAAATAACCATCTTACTCCACACATGTAAATATGTAATATCAATCAAAATGTCTAGCCTTGAGGAACatgtgttcttttttttttccttctgttattgtcttgtcataAATATGGATGGTGAAGGCAAACGGGTATGTGGAAAGGAGCTGAAGTTTTTTTATAGGTCATTGGAACGGTTCGCATACTCTTGAACCAAAGCTGCAAACAGTGACTGCCTCTGGAGCAAGTTGGAAGGTGTGTCGAATTCTTTTGCACGCCCtattcaaacaaaacaaacaaataaaatttagcCTACTATACATGACCAAAATAGCATTGAAGTTTAGTAACTATGCATTGACAATATAAAAGAATTTTAGACATGTGGTTCAAGTATATTTCACCGTGCAGATCTTATAATGAGACAACAAGCAATGTAACGAGTAGCATTTTGATTGATACCTGCGTCTACGACTAACACTCGATTGCAGTCCATGACAGTTGGTATCCTATGAGCAATGCTGATGATAGTACGCGCTGCAAAATCCTCTCTGATGATCTTCTGAATTACAGCGTCGGTTTGAGAATCGACAGAAGCTGTAGCCTCGTCCATAAATAGCAGCCTGCTTTGCTTAAGCATAACACGCCCTAAACAAAGCAACTGCCTCTGTCCCACACTCCAGTTATCTCCATTGTCAACCACTATAAATAACATTGGCATGCCATTAGTAtcatgaaaaaaaatagaataatggAAGTGAAAATTTCAAGCAGTTCAAAGAAAATACCTAATGAGTCAAGTTTCTCAGGCTTAGAAGCCACTGCATCTTTTAGTTGACAACGATCCAAACTCTATAACAATACAAAGCTTATAATTAAGATTATTTTCCAATTATAGCAAAAACTacatttgttatatatatatatatgaatgaagTTAAGCAATGTTTTAGACCTTACAAAGACAGTGATGGAATATTTACCTTCCATATCTCATCATCTGTATACTGTCCAGTTGGATCAATGTTACTTCTGACGGTTCCTTCGAAAAGGACAGGCTCTTGAGGGATGATACCGAATCGAGACCTGAGATCATGAAGTCCTAAAGCGCATATGTCAATGCCATCGATGATTATTTTCCCTCCGGTAGGTTCCACCAGCCTGAAGAAAACTTGAATTAAAGTTGATTTTCCACTCCCCGTTCGACCAACAACACCGATCTTTTCTCCTCCGTTAATGCTTAAAGTAATGCCTTTAAGAACCAAAGGAGTGTTCGGACGATATCTGACCTGTTTACCAGAAGGTTAGTTTATTACCATAATAAGGAAATAGAGTGTGTCTATTgacaaaatatataactgtCACTAGAATGTACATTTATATCACAGGAAATTATAATCAGTTTAATTCTAATGTATATACCTGCAAGTCTTTAATATCAACATGGCCTTGACCAGGCCAATTTGCAGGAGGCATGCGATCCTTAATGTTCCAGGCTGCTTCTGATGGAATATTTGAGAACTGTTTTATCCTCTCAACTGATACCATTTTGTTTTCAATGAAACAGCTCATGTATATAGCCCAGAACAGCACCGAATTCAACGACAATCCATAGGAGAGAGATAAACCAACATTTTCTACATCAAGCAGAACATCCCGGTTACTCGATTgtctcaataaatatttatttccatGGTTAATCTTAATAATATACACAAAGAACACACTTTCAAGGCAACTTTTGACAAGTGCGAATCGACAAATGCATTGTTGCCACATCACCTTAGAATAtcaatatatcattttatttctaCTCATTTATGTCTACACCTACATCAACCAcactaaataaaatacattacttttaTCACCACTAGAGTTAGGCATTGTTTGGTTTATGAAAGAAAGACGGAGgagaaaaagtaaaagaaaagagAGTAAGAAGACAAAAAGAgtagaaaatagaaagaaaatgtTAGAGGAAAGAactaaacatatatatttatgaaagGACATAAATATCCTTAGATAAGTATAAATGTATAAACATTGTTGGTGTTCAATAACTCAACACaacaaattgtaaatttatttaacataatTCTTTCGACGAATATTCTCAATACTACTATAAATACCATTCCAAGATGTTTGTCATTATGTAAGTTTTTACTgccatataaattttttacttcaCTTTAAGACATGGCAGTCATCATTATCCAAGATACATTATATTATATACTTCATATTGAAAGATACTTGTATTTTGGACATGTATCTACAACCAGACAATGCATTTAATAGTTGAGCGATTTAAAGAAGCACCATCCTAGAACTACTTTCTTAACATTATATCCTGCTTTACCTACTATTTCATACTTGCATTCTTAGGGGAGGGCATATCAAATGTGACTACACCAATAGAATTTGGTGAAAAGTTTGGCAAGAGGAAGAAAGTAGGTTGGGGGGTTTGGCcacttttttactttttttgttgGGAAACAGGTGGAAGTGGAACCATTTTGTCTTTAGAAAAGGTATTTTGATTTAAATGTTTTGTGGACTTTTGCTTTGTGTTTTTTAATCATCAACACAACTTCCaagtaaaagaaaaaagcaATGTCATTCGGGAACATATTTTAGTGCTACTTAGCTTGTGGAAAAAGTAAGCTTACCTGGCTTTATGACACTGCTGGGTAACATGATCATGAACAAAGCAGAAGTGCAGAAAACTAAACTTCCAAGCAGTTCTAAGCGGAAACCCAACCACGCGTTGGAACTGTAGTTGTGGAAATCCATTCGCAAATTAGAATTCACTCGTTTAATGTTTTCAACACCAAACTCCTTCTGCTTTCTGAACGCACGTATTGTCATGACCCCGGAAATGCTTTCGGAGAAATGAACAATGACAGGTGCTTTTGTAATTGAATCTAGGCGAGTTAACTCACGAGATGTAGCTAGAAAATAACCCTGCAAAgccaaaaggaaaaaaaaaatactagagCTGTAAGCATAATGTGCATAAGATATATTTAGTTTGTGGACAAATTAAGTCCTGACTATAATGGATTTAATCTGTTAAACAAATTCAGATTTCATACCCGGTACCAAATGTTCAACCAAAAAAGAGGAATCAGCAAGAAAACAGTCGGCCAAGAATTCTGGCATGTGACTATGAAGATGCTGACCACTGTAATATACATAGCAAccacaaaattgaaaaacaaaggGATGAAGATATCAACGTTGGTCTGATCAGTGGATGCCTGTGGaagttcaagaaaaaataaaaagttacaattatatatatgtgcatacttgaaatatgaaaataatgtaaaagtttatattataatatgaattaatttattcCATGTAATGTAACATTAAGCACAGCATACTTGAGAGCTTTAAATTCTTACCCTGCTTAGAATCCTCCCTGATGGAGTAGTGTCAAAGAAAGACATGGGAGCATGCAAGATGCTATTAAGAATTTGAGAGAAGAAAATTTGTGCCGTCTTTAACCCCAAGATTGTAATTGAGTAGGATCTTAGCACTATAAAAACAACTGATACTACACTAATAATTCCATAGATGGAAATAAACACAGAAGGATCGAAAAGATCAGCACGATCAATCGAGGTTTCATATGCAAGCCAATAATCACTTGCCATCATAGTTGCTTGCCACAACACAGAAAGAATAAGTACTGTTGAAATTCCCCACCACCCATAAGCCTCAGTGCAGTAGAGTTTATAGATGTTTAAGCTAACTTTTCCGGTTTCTCTTTCCTCCTCTTTGACAAGTTTAGAACTTCCATTGGCAGTTTTTGGCTGGTCAAGTGAATTACTTTCGCCGTTGGTTTCTTCTCTGTTGCCCTTTGGAGATACCATTGGCCTGTCTGAATTTTCACCGGGCTTGCCCGCGCCTTGTTCTACTAGTTCCATAGAGGTTTCATGTGCAGCTACCAGAACACCGAAATCTAATCCGGAATCAAGTAGGTCATTGTATCTCCCTGATTGGACTATCACTCCATCCCTCATCACCTTTTTACAACCAATTATACACGTTAGAAACATAGAATAAATCACCAAAGATTGCAGGATTGGAAAAACTGAAAAAGAGACTTACCACTATACGATCGACATTATGCAGGAAGTCCACTTGATGTGTTACAAGAACAATGGTCTTGCCTTTTAGAGCTCCCCTTACACATTCCTgtataaaagaaatcaaaacataaatatttgCTTAAACTAACAAAGAATAGTTCCCTGCCAATATGTGCATCAAAGAACAAACTGTTACTTAACAAAGAAGATAACCAACCTTAAATATTTCAGAGCCAGTATGTGCATCAACCGCACTGAAGACATCATCAAGAAGATATATATCATTCTCTTGGTACACAGCCCTGGCGAGTTGTATACGCTGCTTCTGACCACCACTGAGGTTGATGCCACGCTCTCCGATCTCTGTCTGATCTCCAAATTCCATCATTTCTAAGTCTTTCTCCAAGCAACAAACCCTGATA
The genomic region above belongs to Cicer arietinum cultivar CDC Frontier isolate Library 1 chromosome 4, Cicar.CDCFrontier_v2.0, whole genome shotgun sequence and contains:
- the LOC101496192 gene encoding ABC transporter C family member 4; this encodes MFSSLDSTWITSLSCSSSSKEHERAYGLVQWLRFIFLSPCPQRALLSAVDGLLLLTLFVFAIIKLYSRFSSSNGTNTEINKPLISNTRDLRTKTTIWFKLTLIATAVLTLLYTVACILVFSSSIESPWKLVDGLFWVVQAITQLVLVILIIHVKKFEAVVHPLSLRIYWIANFVVVSLFAASGVIRFVSVEGNYLFSFMVDDIVSFISLPISLFLVFVAVNGSTGVVKSRDGTQVVVDNDHETKLYDYVDDPALNKPNVTTGFASASQFSKTFWIWLNPLLNKGYGSPLTLDEVPFLSPEHRAERMSVIFESKWPKSDERSKHPVRTTLIRCFWKEIIFTAFLAVIKLSVMFVGPVLIQDFVDFTSGKGSSPYEGYYLVLILLVAKFIEVLTTHHFNFNSQKLGMLIRCTLITSLYKKGLRLSCSARQDHGVGAIVNYMAVDTQQLSDMMLQLHAIWMMPFQVAIGLFLLYNCLGGSVITALICLLLVLVFIVVTTRQNKGYQFKAMMNRDSRMKAVNEMLNYMRVIKFQAWEEHFNKRILSFRGSEFGWLSKFMYSICGNVIVLWSSPLLISTLTFATALFFGVKLDAGTVFTTTTVFKILQEPIRTFPQSMISLSQALVSLGRLDRYMSSRELHDDSVERNEGCDGVTAVDVKDGTFSWDDDGQKPDLKNINLKVNKGELTAIVGTVGSGKSSLLASILGEMHRISGKVQVCGTTAYVAQTSWIQNGTIEENILFGLPMNRQKYNEIIRVCCLEKDLEMMEFGDQTEIGERGINLSGGQKQRIQLARAVYQENDIYLLDDVFSAVDAHTGSEIFKECVRGALKGKTIVLVTHQVDFLHNVDRIVVMRDGVIVQSGRYNDLLDSGLDFGVLVAAHETSMELVEQGAGKPGENSDRPMVSPKGNREETNGESNSLDQPKTANGSSKLVKEEERETGKVSLNIYKLYCTEAYGWWGISTVLILSVLWQATMMASDYWLAYETSIDRADLFDPSVFISIYGIISVVSVVFIVLRSYSITILGLKTAQIFFSQILNSILHAPMSFFDTTPSGRILSRASTDQTNVDIFIPLFFNFVVAMYITVVSIFIVTCQNSWPTVFLLIPLFWLNIWYRGYFLATSRELTRLDSITKAPVIVHFSESISGVMTIRAFRKQKEFGVENIKRVNSNLRMDFHNYSSNAWLGFRLELLGSLVFCTSALFMIMLPSSVIKPENVGLSLSYGLSLNSVLFWAIYMSCFIENKMVSVERIKQFSNIPSEAAWNIKDRMPPANWPGQGHVDIKDLQVRYRPNTPLVLKGITLSINGGEKIGVVGRTGSGKSTLIQVFFRLVEPTGGKIIIDGIDICALGLHDLRSRFGIIPQEPVLFEGTVRSNIDPTGQYTDDEIWKSLDRCQLKDAVASKPEKLDSLVVDNGDNWSVGQRQLLCLGRVMLKQSRLLFMDEATASVDSQTDAVIQKIIREDFAARTIISIAHRIPTVMDCNRVLVVDAGRAKEFDTPSNLLQRQSLFAALVQEYANRSNDL